GGGGTGTATGGGGTCCAGAGGCGTGGGGTCCCCACACTCGGGGCACGGGACGGGGGCGTGTCCTCGCCCCGCGGTGGCCCGGAGCCCGCTCTGACTCATGGCCATTGTTCGCACTCGCTCGAGGGCCAGGAAcgccccgcgccccctccctccatcctctgACCCCTCAACTCCTGACCCCTCCAGCTCAGCGCCCCAAATCTTCATCTGCCATTCCCGacttcccagctcagcccccccTCCCCTATTCCCCGCCCCTGATCCCCCCATCCCCTGATCCCCCCATCCCCTGATCCCCCCATCCCCTGATCCCCCGAATCCCTTATCACCACATCCCCTGATCCCCCATCCCCTGATCCCCCCATCCCCTATTCCCCGCCCCGATCCCCCCATCCCCTGATCCCCACACCCCCGATCCCCCCATCCCCTGATCCCCACACCCCCTGATCCCCACACCCCCTGATCCCCCCCAGCCTCTGCCCCCCCTTCCCAGGCACCCCCACCCTCCGAGCCCCCCATCCCCCGGCCCTGTCCCTCCCCCGACCCCGCCCGTCCTCACGGAGCTGATCCGAGCTCGGGACTCCCCCgcccccccagcagcaccacaagTTGGGGAAGTCCCCGaacccccccagtgtcccccagtgtcccccaggtCACATCCACCCAGCGCCCTCCTGTCGCACCCCCGCTGTCAGAGCCGGGGGGACCCTCGTTCACCCCAGTTCCCCGAGCCCCCGGCTGCGCCCCCGGGCCCGGGCAGGTCTCAGGGTGCCCCGCgtccccccagccccgcgccccctTCCCCGGCGGAGCCGCCGCGCTTCGCCCGCCTCAAGAACTGGGAGACGGGCGGGATCAGCTACGACACGCTGTGCGCCAGCGCGGGGCAggtgcggggcggggggcgcggggcggggggcgcggggggcccGGGGCGCGGGGTGTGGGGCTGAAGGGCGGGGGGAGCGGCAGAGGAATGGGGGTGCAGGGTGGGGGTGCGGATCGGGGGCTGCGGGATTGGAGGCAGACGGACAGGCAAAGTTGGGGTGCAGGTTTATGGGGTGCGGGTTTATGGGGTGCGGGTTTATGGGGTGCCGGTTTGGGGGGGTGCCGGTTTGTGGGGTGCAGGTGTGTGGgtgctggtttttggggtgccggTGTGTGGGTGCCGGTTTGTGGGGTGCAGGTGTGTGGGgtgctggtttttggggtgccggTTTGTGGGGTGCAGGTGTGTGGGgtgctggtttttggggtgccggTGTGTGGGTGCCGGTTTGTGGGGTGCAGGTGTGTGGGgtgctggtttttggggtgccggTTTGTGGGGTGCAGGTGTGTGGGTGCCGGTTTTTGGGGTGCCGGTGTGTGGGGTGCAGGTGTGTGGGgtgctggtttttggggtgcgGTTTGTGGGTGCAGCTCAGCcgtgccccaggagctgccctgctcgGGCCAGCGCTGCCTGGGCTCGCTGGTGCTGCCGCGGCCGCTGCCCCCCCCCCCCGACCCCCGAGGGGACGCGGCCGCccgaggagctgctggagctggcgCGGGACTTCATCAGCCAGTACTACGTGTCCCTGCGGCGGTGAGCGGGGCAAAGGGGCCAGAAACGGACAcgggcaccccaaaaacagacACGGGCACCCCACGGGGGGATcggggaccccaaaaacagacACGGGCACCCCACGGGGGGCTCGGGGACCCCACAGCGGGCACGGAGACCCCACGGCGGGCACGGAGACCCCACAGCGGGCACGGGgacccacagccctgccccgtGCACCCCATGGCCCCATCTCCGCCCAGagcaccccacagccccagggcacgCCACGGCCCCACCCCTTCAGCAAAGtacccccagcccatccctgccagaGCACCCCACGTATGCCGGGGTACCCCCGTAGCTCCAGGCGTGCCCTGGGGTGCCCCAtatcccccatccctgccctgggacatCCCATAACCCCCTCCCCGCCCCAGAGCCCCCGGTGGCTGTttgcccctctgcccccagggTGCGGGTGTCGGGGGGCGCTGGGGGAGGTCCCGGGGTCTCAGGGGGTGTTGGGGGCAGTCCCAGGGTctcaggaggggctgagggtgCCCTcggggggcactgggggtgtCCCGGTGTCTcggggggcgctgggggggtTCCGGTGTGTCGGGGGGGGCTGAGGGTGCCCTCGGGGGGCGCTGGGGGTCCCGTGTCCCGGCGCTGAGGGACCCCCGCAGGGAGAGCTCCGCGGCGCACACGCAGCGGCTGCGGGAGGTGGCGGCGGAGATCGCGGGCTCGGGCTCGTACCGGCTGCGGGAGCCCGAGCTCGCCTTCGGGGCCAAGCAGGCCTGGCGGAACGCGGCGCGCTGCGTCGGCCGCATCCAGTGGAACAAGCTGCAGGTGCGGCCCCGCCCGGGGACCCCCACCCAGCGCGGGGACACCGGCGCTGGTGACACGCGGGGACCTCAGTGCTGGGACACCAGCCGGAGGAACCCCAACCCACCCCGCAGCAACCTCACCCCGCCCCGCGGGCACCCACAGGGACCAACACCCCCGTGTCACCCCCGTGTCACCCCCATTGTCACCCCCGTGTCACCCCCACCCCACAGACCCcgccctgctcctgctgcacgGGACCCCCGCCCCAACAGAGACCCCGCGCCACCCCCGCCCCACGGGGACCCCTGTCCCGTCCCACAGAACCTCCTGGCCTGTAGTTCCCCCCCCACCACCCCGGGGTctgccccgccccggccccgcgggggTCCCCACACCCACCGTGTCCCCCCGCAGGTGTTCGATGCCCGGGACTGCGCGGGGCTGGGGGAAATGTTcagcctcctctgctcccacatCCAGTTCGCCACCAACCGCGGCAACATCCGGTGAGAAtccccccggcccccccggccccggccccgcggggtGTCCTGACGCCCCCCGCCCCCCCAGGTCGGCCATCACCATCTTCCCCCCGCGGGCTCCGGGGCGCGGCGATTTCCGCATCTGGAACCCGCAGCTGATCCGCTACGCGGGGTACCGGCAGCCCGACGGCTCCGTGCGGGGCGACCCCGCCAACGTGGACATCACCGAGGTGGGGGCACCCCTGGGTGCGCGCCCCTCCCCTGTTCCCGCTCCATCccccctcagccttccctccGTGCCTTCTCCCTCCTCACACCGCTCCGTGTCCCCCATCTCCCCCCAATCCCTGCGCCCCGAACACCTCCTGAAGCCCCCCTGACgctgtgcccccagctctgcatccaACACGGCTGGACCCCCGGCGGGGGGCGGTTCGACgtgctgccgctgctgctgcagggccccGACGAGTCCCCCGAGCTGTTCCCGCTGCCCccggagctggtgctggaggtgcCGCTGCACCACCCCACGTGAGTGGGGCTGCGACCCCGGGAACCCCCCGGTGACCTGGGCTGGAGCCCCACGGTCACCCGTGGGGAGGGTttggagaggggatggaggggggggTGGAGGCTGGGGAACCCCAGTGGGGACACGGAGCAGATGTGGGGCTGATCCCGTCCCTGATGGAAACTGGAATGctgatcctgccctgggctgggataGTGGGGTGCTGATCCTGATCCTGTCCTGGCCTGGGATAGAGGGGTGCTGATCCTGAGCTGGGTTGGGATAGAGGGGTGCTgatcctgagctgggctgggatagAGGGGTGCTgatcctgagctgggctgggatagCGGGGTGCTgatcctgagctgggctgggatagCGGGGTGCTgatcctgagctgggctgggatagCGGGGTGCTGATCctgatcctgccctgggctgggataGCGCGGTGCTGATCctgatcctgccctgggctgggataGCGGGGTGCTGATCCTGTCCTGGGTGGGTTCTGGAGCAGGGGGTGCTGATCCCGTCCTGGGTGGGTTCTGGAGCACGGGGCGCTGATCCTGATCCTGTCCTGGGTGGGTTCTGGAGCACGGGGTCTGATCCCGTCCTGGGTGGGTTCTGGAGCAGGGGATGCTGATCCTGTCCTGGGTGGGTTCTGGAGCACGGGGTCTGATCCCGTCCCTGCCGGAGCTGTCGGTGCTGCCCCTCCCAGGCCGGGATCCTGGGAGCGCTGGGATGGACCTGGGTCCCACGCCGGGTCTGTGGGCTCGGTGTGGgtcccccacagcccccacagccccccgtgcccccagGCTGGAGTGGTTCTCGGAGCTGGGGCTGCGCTGGCACGCTCTGCCCGCCGTGGCCAACCTGCTGCTGGAGATCGGGGGGCTCGAGTTCCCCGCGGCGCCGTTCAACGGGTGGTACATGGGCACCGAGATCGGCTCCCGCAACCTCTGCGACCGACACCGCTACGACGTGCTGCCCGTGAGcgcgggcccggggcggggacacctgggagagagctgggagtgactgggagagagctgggacacctgggagagagctgggagtgactgggagagagctgggacacacctgggacacctgggagagagctgggacacacctgggacacctgggagagagctgggagtgactgggagagagctgggacacacctgggagagagctgggacacacctgggacacctgggagagagctgggacacacctgggacacctgggagagagctgggaccCCCGGGACTGCACTGGATCCCCCGGGACTGCACTGAGACACATCCGGGACTGAACTGGGACATCCCCGGGACTGCACTGGGACCCTATAGGGACTGCGTTGGGATCCCCTGACTGAACTGGGATCCCCTGGGACTGAACTGGGATCACCGGGACTGCACTGGGACcccacagggacagccctggaaCTCTACTGGGGTCCCCCCGGACTCCTGCTGGGACCCCCCTGGCACTCCCCAAGATTTCCCTTGGGACCCACACTGGACCCCCCTGAAAACCCCCAGCGACCCCCACTGGGACACTCTGAGACCCCCTTCAGGCCCATCCAGGGACCCCCCGGCTGAGCCCCCACAGGACCATCCTCGGGTCACTCCCAGGACTTTCCCCAGAATCCCCCCGGGACCCCTCTGGTACCCCCTGGTACACCCCAGGACCCCATCCGGGACCCCTGGGGACCCCCCGGCTGACCCCCcgccctgctgcaggaggtggcCCAGCGCATGGGGCTGGACACGGGCACCAGCTCCTCCCTCTGGAAGGACCGCGCGGCCGTGGAGGTGAACGTGGCCGTGCTGCACAGCTTCCAGGTGGGACCCGCGCGGGACCCGCGCCGCGAGCCCCCTCCCCACGGGCACCGCGAGCCCCCTCCCCACGGGCACCCCGAGCCCCCTCCCCACGGACACCCCGAGTTTCCACCGCCCCCTCCCCACGGACACCCCGAGTTTCCACCGCCCCCTCCCCACGGCACCCCGAGTTCCCACCGCCCCATCCCCACGGACACCCCGAGTTCCCATCGCCCCCCGTGCCTGCAGGTGGCCCAGGTGACCATCGTGGACCACCACGCGGCCACCGAGTCCTTCATGAAGCACCTGGCGGCGgaggggcgggcgcggggcgggtGTCCCGCGGACTGGGCCTGGATCGTGCCGCCGCTCTCGGGCAGCCTCACGCCCGTGTTCCACCAGGAGATGGTCAACTACCAGCTGAGCCCCACCTTCCGCTACCAGGTGGGACCCGGCCCGCAGACCTGCCCCATAgatcctgccccacagcccctgcaccaCTGATCCTGCCCCACAGATCTTGCCCCATAGATCCTGCCCCGCAGATCCTGCCCCACTGATCCTACCCTACAGATCCTGTCCTACAGCCCCCGCCCCACAGGTCCTGCCCCACTgatcctgccccacagcccctgccccgcAGATCCTGCCCCAtggctccccagcccctctgccccccctccctggctggagctggcactgaccccccCGGACGCCCCCAGGACTTTGTGGgactgccctgggcacccctgaCCCCTGTGGGACCCCCAACCCTCCTCTGGCATCTACCCCACAGCAGCCCCCGGGACACCTCCAGACCTGGCTGGggctctcccccagccccgtcCAGCCCCCCATGAGCCCAGATggcccccagtgctccccatgACCCCCAGTTCAATTCTGgtacccccagccccacagaccccaaacccctgttccccacagccagcccctcctgctccccaaaccctcTGCCCCCCAATCCCCCAGACCCCCAACCCCCCCACCTCACAACTCCCCCCTCTGCCCCCCAATCTCCCAGACCCCCAACCCCCCCACCTCACAATAACGCCCCATggcccctgtgccccccaaTCCCCCAGCCCGACGCCTGGAAGGTTTACGTGTCCAAGGGCACCACGGTCACCCGGAGAAAGACCTTCAAGGAAGTGGCCAAGTAGGTGAAGCCCCGATCCCGGGGGTCCCGTGGGAGCTGCGGGGTGCTGATCCCTCGTGGGGGTCCCGCAGCGCCGTCAAGATCTCGGCCAAGCTGATGGGGCAGGTGATGGCGCGGCGGGTCAAGGCCACCATCCTGTACGGGACGGAGACCGGCAGGTCGCGCACCTACGCCTGGAACCTGTGCCAGCTCTTCCGCCGCGCCTTCGACCCCAAGGTCGGGGGCGGAGAGGGGGCGGCtcccccacccacccacccacccaccccccgggcagggcagggccccgggtggggctgggaggggagagccGATGCTGGcgctgctgcaggtgctgtgcaTGGACGAGTACGATGTGGTGGCCCTGGAGCACGAGAGCCTGGTCCTGGTGGTGACCAGCACGTTCGGGAATGGGGACCCCCCGGAGTGTGCggaggtggggatgggatgatgggGTAATGGGATGATGGGAGAATGGGATATTGGggtattgggatattgggataatgggataatgggatattgggatattgggatggaatAATGGGATAATGGCATGGGATGgcatgggatggggatgggatggggatgggatcatgggatcaatgggatcaataGGATGGACTGACCATGGgttgggatccatgggatgggatggcatggcatggcataGGATCAGTGGAATGGATCTATGGGAAgcgatgggatgggatggaataatggaatgggatggagtggaatgggatggagatggaatcatgggatcaatgggatcaatgggatggggtaatgggatcaatgggatcaataGAATCAATGGGATCAATAGGATGGACGGACCATGGGTTGGGATccatggggtgggatgggatgggataatgggatgggatgatgggataatgggatgggaagggatgggatagtgggatgggatgtgggggTGACACTGTGCCCCCCACAGAGCTTCTCCAAGGCGCTGATGGAGATGACATCGCCCTACACCGGCCCCTCCCAGGCGGAGCCGCCCATGTGAGCACCccgggggtcctggggggtccctgCTGGGGCCGGGGCAGGATCCCCCCTGACCCCCCGACCCCCCTCACACCCCCAGGAGCTACAAGCTGCGGTTCAACAGCGTCTCCCAGTCCGACCAGCTCGTGTCCTCCTGGAAGAAGAAGCGGCGGCAGCTGAGCAACACGGACAGTGCAGGAACCCTGGGAGCGCTGCGGTACCGGGGGGTGggaggggtgggcagggggtggggatggggtcCTTCCCCGGGCACGCTGCCCCGCTgaggtttggggtgccccaTCGAGGGGCTCAGCCCGGCACCggcagctccagccccgccTGCCCTGCGAGTGTGGGTGTGGGTGGGGGCAGAAGCTGCCCCGAGGTCCCCACCCGTGTCCCCCGGCATGGCCTGACCCCTCTGACTCTGGGGatccccccagtgccccccgCCCAGGCTGTACCCCCACATCGCCGGGGACCCtcaccccctgtcccccaggtTCGCGGTGTTCGGGCTGGGGTCCCGGGCGTACCCCCACTTCTGCGCCTTCGCGCGGGCCGTGGACACgcggctggaggagctggggggcGAGCGGCTGCTGCCGCTGGGCGAGGGCGACGAGCTGTGCGCGCAGGAGGAGTCGTTCCGCACCTGGGCGCGCCAGGTGTTCCAGGTACGGGCTGGGCCCGCGGGAGCCCCGGGCGCCGCTGCTCCTCCAGGTCGgggggcacccagagccccccGCCCGGCACCCACCGCCCCGCCCCCCCAGGCCGCCTGCGAGACGTTCTGCGTGGGGgacggggcggggggcgccgaGGAGCTGTTCGCCCCCCCCCAGGGCTGGAAGCGCCAGAGGCACCGGCTGGTgccgcagccccggggcaccGAGACTCTGCCGGGTACCGACCGCGGCGGGACCCCCGGGCCGTGCGGGACCCCCGAGCCCTGTGGGACCCCCCCGAGCCCTGCGGGACCCCCGGGCCGTGCGGGACCCCCGAGCCCTGCGGGACCCCCCGAGCCCTGCGGGACCCCCGGGCCGTGCGGGACCCCCGAGCCCTGCGGGACCCCCCGAGCCCTGCGGGACCCCCGGGCCGTGCGGGACCCCCGAGCCCTGCGGGACCCCCGGGCAGTGCGGGACCCCCGGGCCGTGCGGGACCCCCCGGAACCCTCCGGGACCCCCCCGGGCCGTGCGGGACCCCCGAGCCCTGCGGGACTCCCCGAGCCCTGCGGGACCCCCGAGCCCTGTGGGACCCCCCCGAGCCCTGCGGG
The nucleotide sequence above comes from Oenanthe melanoleuca isolate GR-GAL-2019-014 chromosome 2, OMel1.0, whole genome shotgun sequence. Encoded proteins:
- the NOS3 gene encoding LOW QUALITY PROTEIN: nitric oxide synthase, endothelial (The sequence of the model RefSeq protein was modified relative to this genomic sequence to represent the inferred CDS: deleted 1 base in 1 codon); its protein translation is MGNLPGVLPGAPRACPGLGLCSRPRGPAPEDPPVTAAAVTEPPSPAPPSPAEPPRFARLKNWETGGISYDTLCASAGQELPCSGQRCLGSLVLPRPLPPPPDPEGTRPPEELLELARDFISQYYVSLRRESSAAHTQRLREVAAEIAGSGSYRLREPELAFGAKQAWRNAARCVGRIQWNKLQVFDARDCAGLGEMFSLLCSHIQFATNRGNIRSAITIFPPRAPGRGDFRIWNPQLIRYAGYRQPDGSVRGDPANVDITELCIQHGWTPGGGRFDVLPLLLQGPDESPELFPLPPELVLEVPLHHPTLEWFSELGLRWHALPAVANLLLEIGGLEFPAAPFNGWYMGTEIGSRNLCDRHRYDVLPEVAQRMGLDTGTSSSLWKDRAAVEVNVAVLHSFQVAQVTIVDHHAATESFMKHLAAEGRARGGCPADWAWIVPPLSGSLTPVFHQEMVNYQLSPTFRYQPDAWKVYVSKGTTVTRRKTFKEVANAVKISAKLMGQVMARRVKATILYGTETGRSRTYAWNLCQLFRRAFDPKVLCMDEYDVVALEHESLVLVVTSTFGNGDPPECAESFSKALMEMTSPYTGPSQAEPPMSYKLRFNSVSQSDQLVSSWKKKRRQLSNTDSAGTLGALRFAVFGLGSRAYPHFCAFARAVDTRLEELGGERLLPLGEGDELCAQEESFRTWARQVFQAACETFCVGDGAGGAEELFAPPQGWKRQRHRLVPQPRGTETLPGLSQLHKRQVFPCSVLSVENLQSDESSRQTLLVRLSCAEQAGLRHLPGDHLGVFPANREELVRGVLERVEDPPPPEQPLALESREWDPAGGSSPGPRWVPQPRLPPCTLAQALTFYLDVATPPTPQFLQLLGSLAEEPPERERLQRLAQDARLYEEWKWFRCPTLPEVLAEFPSVALPAALLLSQLPLLQPRYYSISSAPGAHPGEIHLTVAVVTYHSENGQGPLHYGVCSTWLARLQPGDTVPAFIRGAPSFRLPPAPDTPCILVGPGTGVAPFRSFWQHRLQLLRAGGGPLGPMVLVFGCRSSALDHIYREEMEQAREQGALSQVLTAFSREPGTPKTYVQDVLRAQLAAEVHRVLCQHGGHMYVCGDVTMATEVLQSVQHILAQEGDMTLGQAGDVISELRDKNRYHEDIFGLTFRTQEVALRIRSQSFSLQERRPPGPP